In Neospora caninum Liverpool complete genome, chromosome Ib, one DNA window encodes the following:
- a CDS encoding cbr-DPY-23 protein, related: protein MKVVHSSQDCEFYVLSPRGDCLITKDYRNDAPKGSAEIFYRHVTCWNGPSSSEFSGAGGATGGSGKSSACAARGSPCTAGMLAMMNRGGLGGAGDASPLFCVNGISFAFLRRSGLYFVLTTQQNPSPAVLTELLHRLTKIIQDFCGVLNEEAIRKNFVMIYELLDEIIDYGYPQLTSTESLKSAIYSEAILVDPPPVKSQITSSLSTLASLAPKTIPSNASHRPVGATAGERARGTPFGGRGPRGVAGNVRRSEIFVDVLERLTVVLSSSGQVVNASLDGSIQMKSYLDGKYLLKLALNDDIVFVSQATGSQNGHGSRGASTVWVDACNFHECVDLSEFDAPQRLLTFFPPDGEFVLMNYRVSHCQAVPFRIFPSIDWRCGQTKVRCPEWRIDGESQGRHSGADLRGDCGVVHSTPQRHRGLFHRAPSSRSSPEFLPAEKRLVWSIRKLHGGAEMIMRARFTSSSPVTASAVYRKEFGPISMTFEIPMFNVSNLQVRYLRIAENNGIASPFRWVRYVTQSSSYICRV from the exons ATGAAGGTCGTCCACTCCTCTCAGGACTGCGAG TTCTACGTCTTGTCCCCTCGCGGGGACTGTTTAATCACGAAGGACTACCGAAATGACGCACCCAAGGGAAGCGCCGAAATCTTCTACCGGCACGTGACTTGCTGGAACGggccctcgtcttccgagTTCTCTGGcgctggaggcgcgacgGGAGGCTCCGGAAAAtcgagtgcatgcgcagcccGAGGCAGTCCGTGCACCGCCGGGATGCTCGCGATGATGAACCGGGGAGGCCTcggaggcgccggcgacgcctcgcctctcttctgtgtaAATGGAatctccttcgcctttttgAGGAGAAGTGGGCTCTACTTTGTCCTCACCACGCAGCAGAATCCGTCTCCTGCCGTGCTCACTGAACTCCTTCACCGCCTCACGAAAATCATTCAG GATTTTTGTGGGGTTTTAAACGAAGAGGCAATCCGGAAGAACTTTGTCATGATTTACGAGCTTCTCGACGAGATCATCGACTACGGCTATCCTCAGCTGACCTCTACAGAGTCCCTCAAATCCGCGATCTACTCCGAAGCGATTCTTGTTGATCCTCCTCCAGTCAAAAGC CAAATCACGTCGAGTTTGTCAACCTTGGCGAGCTTGGCGCCCAAGACGATCCCGAGCAATGCATCCCACCGGCCTGTCGGGGCGACGGCAGGCGAGCGGGCGAGAGGCACTCCCTTCGGGGGGCGAGGCCCTCGCGGAGTCGCCGGCAACgtgcggagaagcgagatcTTCGTCGATGTCTTGGAGAGACTTACCGTCGTTCTAAGCTCTAGTGGTCAGGTGGTCAATGCCTCGCTCGACGGGAGCATCCAGATGAAGAGTTACTTGGACGGAAAGTACCTCCTGAAACTCGCCCTCAACGACGACATTGTCTTTGTCAGCCAAGCAACAG GCAGTCAGAATGGCCACGGTTCAAGAGGAGCGTCGACTGTCTGGGTAGACGCGTGCAATTTCCACGAATGCGTTGACTTGTCTGAGTTCGACGCGCCGCAAAGACTTCTCACCTTCTTCCCGCCCGACGGCGAGTTTGTCCTGATGAACTACCGCGTCTCGCATTGCCAGGCGGTTCCCTTCCGCATCTTCCCGTCGATCGACTGGCGTTGCGGCCAAACGAAAGTACGCTGTCCCGAGT GGAGAATTGACGGTGAAAGTCAAGGCAGACATTCCGGAGCAGACTTACGCGGCGACTGTGGTGTTGTCCATTCCACTCCCCAAAGGCATCGTGGCCTGTTCCACAGAGCTCCTTcctcccgttcctctccag AGTTTCTCCCGGCCGAGAAAAGATTGGTATGGAGCATTCGGAAACTGCAT ggaggcgcagagatGATCATGCGCGCGCGGTTCacctcctcgtcgccggtGACGGCATCTGCAGTCTATCGAAAGGAGTTCGGCCCAATCAGCATGACATTCGAGATCCCCATGTTCAATGTGTCCAATCTGCAG GTGCGCTATCTGCGAATCGCAGAGAATAACGGAATTGCGAGTCCCTTCCGCTGGGTCCGCTATGTCACCCAGTCTTCCTCCTACATTTGTCGGGTGTGA